Genomic DNA from Brenneria izadpanahii:
CAACGGGCGGTTAGTACAGGGTAAAAACCATTTCCCATGGGAGGTAATAGAGATTCGCCAATGACATCAGGAGCAGTGATATATAGGTTGCCGCCATGCCTGAACGTCTCCAGCGGAATTCGCGCTGACGCAGACCGTAATAATGAAATAAACGCCCGATAATCAGCAAAATACCGCATAGGTGGATCATCGCCACGATTGCGCCGTTCATTTCCATCAAAACTAACAGGATCGCGCCGATAGGAATATATTCCACCGCATTGCCGTGTACCCGAATCGCCGTTTGCAGCTCATAAAATCCGCCGTCGCCGTAGGCTACACGGTATTGCATTCTGAGTTTGACAACGTCGAGCGATAATTTTATCAGCAATAATGCGCCAAGCACTACGTAGAGTGCGCTTACCATTTTTAACTCCATGATCTAACCGAAAACGGCTTGCAGAATAATAGCTTTCCATATTAAAGCTGTCGCCTGTAAAGCCAACTTTTTTTATTGGAAATGAACGTACTT
This window encodes:
- a CDS encoding MAPEG family protein, whose protein sequence is MVSALYVVLGALLLIKLSLDVVKLRMQYRVAYGDGGFYELQTAIRVHGNAVEYIPIGAILLVLMEMNGAIVAMIHLCGILLIIGRLFHYYGLRQREFRWRRSGMAATYISLLLMSLANLYYLPWEMVFTLY